Proteins found in one Bremerella volcania genomic segment:
- a CDS encoding anhydro-N-acetylmuramic acid kinase: MSESLHHRRTVIGLMSGSSAKGVDAAIISTDGEDFVKFHGGLRHPYDAELRSRILEASQHNVRLDELLLLEQEITLHHAEAVEVLKQQLGTIANAAMLIGFHGHTVRHLPSDGVTMQLGNPWLLAEKTGLQVVSDFRRRDMARGGRGAPLASFFHQALFRDEKHSVGVLNLGGIANLTWLGTDGSIVAADTGPGCGLLDEWAQEMAGLSHDMDGQLASRGKVQQTLVDEFLSAPYFMRPLPKSADRFEFDHIDVSGLSVEDGAATLCAVTVGAVEAAISTMPGPSGILWVTGGGAHHPLIMKSLRSRFPMVRTIDQRNLSPDTLEAECFAWLAVRSLRNLPLTIPETTGCSQPTTGGFVTP, encoded by the coding sequence ATGAGCGAAAGCCTGCATCATCGTCGCACCGTAATTGGACTCATGAGTGGCAGTTCGGCCAAGGGTGTCGATGCAGCGATCATCTCGACCGACGGCGAGGATTTCGTCAAGTTTCATGGAGGACTGCGGCATCCTTACGATGCAGAACTGAGATCTCGCATTCTCGAAGCCTCCCAGCACAACGTTCGCTTGGACGAACTGCTTTTATTGGAGCAAGAAATCACACTGCATCATGCCGAAGCCGTTGAAGTCCTCAAACAGCAATTGGGAACCATCGCGAACGCTGCCATGCTGATCGGATTTCACGGGCACACGGTAAGACATCTGCCGAGCGATGGAGTGACGATGCAGTTGGGCAATCCATGGCTCCTGGCTGAAAAGACCGGGCTACAAGTCGTTTCGGACTTTCGCCGTCGCGACATGGCCCGTGGAGGCCGCGGTGCCCCTCTGGCCTCTTTTTTTCATCAAGCCCTATTTCGCGATGAAAAGCATTCTGTCGGAGTCCTCAATCTTGGAGGGATTGCCAATCTTACGTGGCTTGGAACTGACGGATCGATCGTCGCCGCGGATACAGGCCCCGGTTGCGGACTCTTGGACGAGTGGGCCCAGGAAATGGCTGGACTGAGCCACGATATGGATGGTCAACTGGCCAGTCGCGGCAAGGTACAGCAAACGCTCGTCGATGAATTTCTATCCGCACCCTATTTCATGCGACCACTTCCGAAGTCGGCAGACCGCTTCGAGTTCGACCACATCGACGTTTCCGGTTTGAGCGTCGAAGATGGTGCCGCCACACTGTGTGCAGTAACGGTCGGCGCCGTGGAAGCAGCAATCAGCACGATGCCAGGGCCGTCGGGAATACTTTGGGTAACTGGCGGAGGGGCGCATCATCCCCTGATCATGAAGAGCCTTCGTTCGCGATTCCCAATGGTACGCACGATTGATCAGCGAAACCTCAGTCCGGACACACTGGAAGCCGAGTGTTTTGCCTGGCTGGCCGTTCGCAGTTTGCGTAATCTTCCGTTGACCATTCCAGAAACCACAGGCTGTTCCCAGCCAACCACTGGCGGTTTCGTAACACCTTAA
- a CDS encoding AraC family transcriptional regulator, whose translation MTSITKPSDEKLLVQVVAVMVETETSWGRRIIRGIAQYSDKNALWHLLIDPRDHEQRSSLPDGWRGHGVIARLSSRQQIEQIQQRNIPAVDVDDIGPSIPEIGRVITDESARAELAIEHLLARGFTQFAYFAPPSHRYSSNRGDAFQQTVAARGYSCHTYRPGYRAGRKISWGEQQRRVNRWLLSLPRPIAILAVDAHHARQLAEVCHFSGIRVPDDFAILAGDSDDLLCEVSTPPLSAVSLACERIGYEAAAMLHQMMEGRKAPSEPVLIPPHGVASRQSTDFLAIDDPMIVRALRFIQNHTQRGIGVDDILREVPLSRRSLEIQFKSYLGRTPAEEIRRVQLERAKELLLNRDLSITEVALGSGFSNATRFGIAFRKIFGTTPRNYRKTLLSE comes from the coding sequence ATGACCAGCATCACAAAACCATCCGATGAAAAGCTTCTGGTCCAAGTCGTCGCCGTAATGGTCGAAACCGAAACGAGTTGGGGGCGTCGAATCATACGAGGTATCGCCCAATACTCCGATAAGAACGCCCTCTGGCACTTGCTTATCGATCCTCGTGACCACGAACAGCGCTCGTCCTTGCCGGATGGATGGCGCGGACATGGGGTGATCGCCCGGTTGTCTTCACGGCAGCAGATTGAACAGATCCAGCAGCGTAATATTCCTGCCGTAGACGTTGACGATATTGGACCCTCGATTCCCGAAATTGGTCGTGTTATCACCGACGAGTCAGCCCGCGCTGAATTGGCCATTGAACATTTATTAGCTAGGGGATTCACTCAGTTCGCTTACTTTGCCCCGCCAAGCCACCGCTATTCCAGCAACCGTGGCGATGCATTCCAACAGACGGTTGCTGCGCGCGGATACTCGTGTCATACGTACCGCCCAGGTTACCGGGCTGGGCGTAAGATCTCTTGGGGAGAACAGCAGCGCCGCGTCAACCGGTGGCTACTTTCACTACCGCGACCCATCGCTATTCTTGCTGTCGATGCCCATCACGCTCGACAATTAGCCGAGGTTTGTCACTTCTCAGGGATACGAGTACCGGATGACTTTGCGATCTTGGCAGGCGATTCAGATGATTTGCTGTGTGAGGTGTCGACACCACCACTTTCGGCCGTATCACTTGCCTGTGAGCGAATCGGATACGAGGCAGCCGCGATGCTTCATCAGATGATGGAAGGCAGGAAAGCACCGAGTGAGCCTGTGCTTATTCCCCCACACGGCGTCGCCAGCCGTCAATCGACCGATTTTCTGGCGATTGATGATCCGATGATCGTACGTGCCCTTCGGTTCATCCAAAACCATACGCAACGTGGGATTGGTGTGGATGATATTTTGCGGGAAGTCCCTCTCTCCCGCCGTAGCTTGGAAATTCAGTTCAAATCTTATCTAGGGCGGACTCCGGCCGAAGAGATTCGCCGCGTGCAGTTAGAGCGTGCCAAGGAGTTGCTTTTGAATCGCGACCTTTCCATCACCGAGGTGGCGTTAGGTTCCGGTTTCAGCAATGCCACTCGATTTGGAATTGCCTTTCGCAAGATATTCGGCACGACGCCACGCAACTATCGCAAGACGCTTCTCAGCGAGTAA
- a CDS encoding DUF2339 domain-containing protein, with amino-acid sequence MSSSDRQQDLRLAIQFAMQNLKYWKLDDNVQAFYETWLRRLDAEDEPCEHLEPPSPDERPRGVRQQLRYRAFLDHELDRHVREGRLSEQLVANLQKENWRIENELRGEVNPDEPHQRESTSEDAESGDEPSSDDGSTAHIDQQPAISIAGNLLEAVLDPRSLQYLMMLGSALLVLGLVIWLATQGFFDDPMVIAVCAAIVNLAVLGFGAYLLRCTRFETAGRGLTLLACLVMPLHLWFYDAQGLIVLDEGGHLWIPALAIAVLYAVCAILVRDSLFAYAMVGGITLTGLMILGDQSIARFWEGAAVSSLLIAIGAVAIHVERAFVPGDGPFNRDDFGKAFYRAGHCVLLGGLIVLVSWAVSSWSYGGILSDVWNLWRSGPLPFDKPSLATSYKLKILATGLSLSATYLYGYSYFVVTRKPILLGGGIATFLWAEVMLVDALPVPVTEELIMMVLAVTAIFFQAFAWSIRGIAEKDGEKHPSISASTVMQTVACLFLLAPLAMGIAGYLRSSFYVFSAYEITPLFTAALAATAASGWIGYWLTQNRQNYLNAIYAVSSCAAVLLASFGGLALLQWEAWDLAGPLLMMVPLGYLLISTRYANQSRTHLQLAAVCGTCLLTVAVLVLAYGLSIRRIEPLTGHASEMMLAAFLLEVSLFFGMYSISSKQSAGNFLALLAGSAAVVQFEHYLGTSYEFGLFTFGLIGLVVLFVDRLFELENSESSNGNRSFGLSGQLLLSIAGMGSVLLALNRLMMVGFHDGTLVLLLGMIVSSLLAALIVVPRMVSRWYVALAILQGGAALLLVAFGLKLEPWQKLEILLAVLGVVILIASHIGWVQEGERQDDWVTLGLVVGSLLFAVPMLTGLLGQRLDFYSETTRWGLVHEIGAIVVGLSLLGTGILFRIRSTTIVGAIAMLLYLGTLVVYVHLPERLQSVAVYMMIGGGIFFIVSMLLSIFRDYLLAMPERFRNRRGLFRVLTWR; translated from the coding sequence ATGTCATCATCCGATCGTCAACAGGATCTACGTCTGGCAATCCAGTTTGCTATGCAGAATCTAAAGTACTGGAAGCTAGACGACAACGTTCAAGCGTTTTACGAAACATGGCTTCGCAGATTGGATGCCGAGGACGAACCATGTGAACACCTTGAACCACCCAGCCCAGATGAGCGCCCCAGAGGTGTGCGGCAACAACTTCGCTACCGCGCCTTTCTCGACCATGAATTGGATCGGCACGTACGCGAAGGGCGACTTTCAGAACAGCTGGTCGCTAACCTGCAAAAAGAGAATTGGAGAATCGAGAATGAACTCAGAGGGGAAGTCAATCCAGACGAACCGCACCAGAGAGAGAGCACGTCCGAGGATGCAGAATCCGGTGATGAGCCATCCAGCGATGACGGATCAACTGCTCACATCGATCAGCAACCTGCCATTTCGATCGCCGGTAACCTCCTTGAAGCCGTGTTGGATCCAAGAAGTCTTCAATACTTGATGATGCTTGGTTCGGCTTTGTTGGTCTTGGGCCTGGTGATCTGGCTTGCGACCCAGGGGTTCTTTGATGACCCGATGGTAATCGCCGTGTGTGCGGCAATCGTGAATTTGGCTGTTCTTGGGTTTGGTGCCTATCTGTTACGGTGCACGAGGTTCGAAACGGCCGGCCGAGGATTGACGCTTTTGGCTTGTCTCGTCATGCCGCTGCATCTTTGGTTTTATGACGCTCAGGGTTTGATAGTCCTGGATGAAGGAGGACACCTTTGGATCCCTGCCCTGGCGATCGCGGTACTCTATGCAGTTTGCGCAATCCTAGTGCGTGATTCCCTTTTCGCCTACGCGATGGTAGGCGGCATCACGCTTACCGGCCTGATGATCTTGGGAGATCAAAGCATTGCAAGATTTTGGGAAGGGGCAGCCGTTTCCTCGTTGTTGATAGCCATTGGTGCCGTAGCGATTCATGTCGAAAGAGCATTCGTTCCAGGAGATGGTCCATTCAACCGGGACGACTTTGGTAAGGCCTTTTACCGTGCCGGACATTGTGTCTTATTGGGTGGGCTCATCGTGCTTGTTAGTTGGGCTGTCAGTTCCTGGAGCTATGGAGGGATTCTATCTGATGTGTGGAACCTCTGGCGCAGTGGCCCATTGCCTTTCGATAAACCCTCGTTGGCGACCAGCTACAAGCTGAAGATTTTGGCAACAGGACTATCCCTGTCGGCGACGTACCTCTATGGCTACTCGTACTTTGTCGTGACAAGAAAGCCAATTTTGCTTGGCGGAGGTATCGCCACGTTTCTCTGGGCTGAAGTGATGCTGGTCGACGCGTTGCCGGTACCGGTGACGGAAGAACTCATCATGATGGTCTTGGCGGTTACAGCGATCTTCTTTCAAGCTTTTGCCTGGAGCATTCGCGGCATCGCGGAGAAAGATGGCGAGAAGCATCCGTCGATCAGCGCGTCTACCGTTATGCAGACGGTGGCGTGTCTGTTCTTACTGGCTCCTCTGGCGATGGGAATCGCCGGATACCTTCGTAGCAGCTTCTACGTGTTTTCTGCTTATGAAATAACACCATTGTTTACCGCAGCATTGGCGGCAACGGCAGCATCGGGCTGGATAGGGTATTGGTTGACCCAAAACCGTCAAAACTATTTGAACGCAATCTATGCCGTAAGCTCTTGCGCTGCCGTGTTGCTGGCCTCGTTTGGTGGTCTGGCCCTACTACAGTGGGAAGCTTGGGACCTGGCGGGCCCCTTGTTAATGATGGTCCCTTTGGGCTATTTGCTTATTTCCACTCGATACGCCAATCAAAGCAGGACCCACCTACAGTTAGCAGCTGTATGTGGAACATGTCTTCTAACCGTCGCCGTCTTGGTATTGGCCTATGGCCTGTCGATTCGGAGAATCGAGCCACTCACGGGTCACGCCAGCGAGATGATGCTTGCGGCGTTTCTTTTGGAAGTCAGCCTCTTCTTTGGGATGTATTCGATCTCATCGAAACAGTCAGCTGGAAACTTTCTCGCGTTGTTGGCCGGAAGTGCGGCGGTCGTGCAGTTCGAGCACTACTTAGGTACGTCGTACGAATTCGGACTGTTCACTTTTGGCTTGATTGGTCTGGTCGTGTTGTTCGTCGATCGTCTTTTCGAGTTGGAGAATTCGGAATCATCGAATGGGAATCGTTCATTCGGTCTCAGTGGACAGTTGCTTTTGAGCATTGCTGGGATGGGCAGTGTGTTGCTGGCTCTCAACCGTCTCATGATGGTCGGCTTTCATGATGGGACGCTGGTACTCTTGCTGGGAATGATTGTCTCGTCACTATTGGCAGCATTGATTGTCGTTCCCCGAATGGTAAGCCGTTGGTACGTGGCCCTGGCCATCTTGCAGGGGGGCGCTGCTTTGTTACTGGTCGCGTTTGGATTGAAGCTCGAGCCGTGGCAGAAACTGGAGATCCTATTGGCGGTCCTGGGAGTGGTTATCCTTATTGCTTCCCATATAGGGTGGGTACAGGAAGGGGAACGCCAGGATGATTGGGTCACCCTGGGGCTTGTTGTCGGGAGCCTGCTCTTTGCCGTCCCCATGTTGACCGGTCTTCTCGGCCAACGGCTAGACTTTTACAGCGAAACAACCCGCTGGGGGCTTGTGCACGAGATTGGAGCGATCGTCGTTGGCCTGAGCCTGTTAGGGACGGGCATTCTGTTCCGAATACGCTCGACAACCATCGTCGGGGCGATTGCGATGCTGTTATACCTTGGCACACTCGTGGTCTATGTTCACCTGCCTGAACGCTTACAAAGCGTGGCAGTCTACATGATGATTGGCGGCGGGATATTCTTTATCGTCTCGATGCTACTCAGCATATTTCGTGACTATCTTTTGGCCATGCCAGAAAGGTTTCGCAATCGAAGAGGCCTGTTCCGTGTCCTGACTTGGCGATAA
- a CDS encoding DUF5690 family protein, protein MYGFRKPFTVAEYDGTMVGSIDFKTIVVSIQVLGYMLSKFIGIKIISEMPPKRRAIALLGLILFAEAALALFGILPRPWNAIGLFFNGLCLGMVFGLVLGFLEGRRLTEALVAGLCTSFILADGVTKSVGAWLLANGVREDWMPFTAGLIFLLPLCVCVGMLTRIPAPSEQDIAARSARETMTPHDRWSLFSRYALGLSVLVGIYLLITIIRSIRADFAAELWGDLGQQAAPSIFTRSEMWVAMGVMFVNGLSIYVRNNRLAFFLSLGICALGFVIVAVALIGQQTQSMGAFQFMVLIGFGLYLPYVAIHTTVFERLLAMTRERGNLGFLMYLADAFGYLGYVVIMFSRNLFAGRENFLDFFTTVCWIALAASLLALFIASLYFANHGRQPATASAVAERV, encoded by the coding sequence ATGTATGGCTTTCGCAAGCCCTTTACGGTCGCTGAGTATGACGGAACGATGGTCGGCAGTATCGACTTTAAGACGATCGTCGTTTCGATCCAAGTCCTGGGCTACATGCTGTCGAAGTTCATTGGTATCAAGATCATTTCCGAAATGCCTCCGAAGCGTCGCGCCATCGCTCTGCTTGGGCTCATTCTTTTTGCCGAAGCCGCGCTCGCATTGTTCGGCATCCTGCCCCGTCCTTGGAATGCCATTGGGCTGTTCTTTAACGGACTGTGCCTGGGCATGGTGTTTGGTTTGGTACTTGGTTTTCTGGAAGGACGCCGACTCACGGAAGCCTTGGTAGCTGGACTTTGTACTAGTTTCATCCTCGCTGACGGCGTCACCAAGTCGGTCGGAGCATGGTTACTAGCCAACGGCGTACGGGAAGACTGGATGCCGTTTACCGCAGGGCTGATTTTTCTACTCCCGCTTTGCGTATGCGTCGGAATGCTTACCAGGATTCCAGCCCCCAGCGAACAAGATATTGCTGCCAGATCGGCCCGCGAAACGATGACGCCGCATGATCGCTGGTCATTGTTTAGCCGTTATGCGTTAGGGCTATCGGTTTTGGTAGGCATCTATCTTCTAATCACGATCATCCGTAGCATCCGGGCGGATTTCGCTGCTGAGCTTTGGGGCGATCTGGGACAACAAGCGGCGCCATCGATTTTCACACGCTCGGAAATGTGGGTTGCCATGGGTGTGATGTTCGTAAACGGTCTTTCGATTTACGTTCGCAATAACCGGCTGGCCTTCTTCCTTTCCCTGGGAATTTGTGCCCTTGGATTTGTCATCGTGGCCGTCGCATTGATCGGGCAACAAACCCAATCGATGGGTGCGTTCCAATTCATGGTGCTGATCGGCTTTGGCCTTTATTTACCGTACGTCGCGATTCACACGACGGTCTTCGAACGTCTGTTGGCGATGACTCGTGAGCGGGGAAACCTTGGTTTTCTGATGTATCTTGCAGACGCATTCGGCTATTTAGGATATGTCGTGATCATGTTCTCACGCAATTTATTTGCCGGTCGTGAGAACTTCCTCGACTTTTTCACAACGGTCTGCTGGATCGCCCTGGCGGCATCTCTTCTGGCACTTTTTATTGCTTCACTCTACTTCGCCAACCATGGCCGGCAGCCGGCAACGGCCTCTGCCGTCGCCGAGCGAGTTTAG
- the phnX gene encoding phosphonoacetaldehyde hydrolase, translating into MTLPLSKIQLVVFDWAGTTIDFGSCAPATAFAKVFAAHGVHVSDEEARRPMGLNKREHLMAMLSTDGISKRWHDGKGTSWTDADVSQMYDQFVPYQLEAIKQNSQLVPQLLEVIRNLRAEDIKIGSTTGYFRAAADLVSLAANEQGFVPDANVCADDVPNGRPAPWMIYHIMQKLNVFPPQSVVKVGDTVADIEAGRNAGCWTVGICDSSSITGLSFDSYCQLDTDSKSKRLDATASMFQNAGSHFTIASIEDLPRVVRQINQRLASGECP; encoded by the coding sequence ATGACTCTACCACTCAGCAAGATTCAACTTGTCGTTTTCGATTGGGCAGGCACGACGATCGACTTCGGTTCGTGTGCTCCGGCGACTGCCTTTGCCAAGGTGTTCGCGGCTCATGGCGTTCACGTTTCGGATGAAGAGGCTCGTCGGCCGATGGGGCTTAACAAGCGAGAGCATCTCATGGCGATGCTCAGTACCGATGGAATCTCAAAGCGCTGGCACGACGGCAAAGGGACCTCCTGGACCGATGCCGATGTCTCGCAGATGTACGATCAATTTGTTCCCTATCAATTAGAAGCGATCAAGCAAAACAGCCAATTGGTACCGCAGCTGCTTGAAGTCATCCGCAACTTACGTGCGGAAGATATCAAAATCGGCAGCACTACGGGTTACTTCCGAGCAGCCGCTGATTTAGTTTCTCTGGCAGCGAACGAGCAGGGCTTTGTCCCCGACGCCAACGTCTGTGCCGACGATGTACCCAACGGCCGACCGGCTCCCTGGATGATTTACCACATTATGCAGAAGCTGAATGTTTTCCCTCCGCAGTCGGTCGTCAAAGTCGGTGATACCGTAGCGGATATTGAAGCAGGCCGAAATGCCGGATGCTGGACGGTCGGTATCTGCGACAGTAGCAGCATCACAGGCCTGAGCTTTGACAGCTACTGCCAACTAGATACCGATTCAAAGTCTAAACGACTTGATGCGACCGCTTCGATGTTCCAAAACGCCGGTAGCCATTTCACGATTGCTTCGATCGAAGATCTCCCGCGTGTCGTACGCCAGATCAATCAACGGCTCGCCAGCGGCGAGTGTCCGTAA
- a CDS encoding phosphonoacetaldehyde reductase, with the protein MYLSEGSLAEIPRIFEQFRAIRTFLVVDEVAYNLSGAATQLRQFLPPDAITLFSGFEPNPKIEDVELGVARCRDADPDLVIALGGGTAIDLAKMIASMARHAESPRNIAVNGLALSQGTLPLVAVPTTAGTGSESTHFAVVYVDGQKYSVADPCLLPCVAVVDPELTYSVPPRMTAATGLDAFCQAIESIWAVGATDESVAYATSAATLAFEHLPTATNAPTPEARHAMSLASHLAGKAINISKTTLPHAISYALTADYGIPHGAAVATTLSSVLAYNFGISTSDCADRRGTAHVRQRLSLILDILRAASVEQACQQIEAFVSSLGCNPTLASAGIRTEESLRVLASRVNAARLSNNPRMASQEELFSLLQGRSTIGAGSRRPTIPPKATAG; encoded by the coding sequence GTGTATCTATCCGAAGGTTCTCTCGCAGAGATTCCCCGGATCTTTGAGCAGTTTCGTGCAATTCGTACGTTTCTGGTTGTCGACGAAGTTGCTTACAACCTTTCGGGTGCTGCCACTCAATTGCGGCAGTTTCTTCCGCCCGATGCCATAACGCTGTTTAGTGGTTTCGAACCTAATCCCAAGATTGAAGACGTCGAGCTCGGTGTTGCCAGGTGTCGCGATGCCGATCCGGACCTGGTGATCGCGTTGGGAGGGGGTACCGCGATCGACCTTGCGAAGATGATTGCATCGATGGCACGGCATGCCGAGAGCCCCCGTAATATTGCTGTAAACGGCCTGGCACTCTCACAGGGTACGTTGCCATTGGTCGCGGTCCCAACGACAGCCGGTACGGGAAGCGAATCAACTCATTTCGCCGTCGTTTACGTTGATGGTCAAAAATACTCAGTTGCCGATCCATGTCTGCTCCCCTGCGTCGCCGTGGTCGATCCGGAATTGACCTATAGCGTTCCTCCGCGAATGACCGCAGCGACAGGCCTGGACGCGTTTTGTCAGGCAATCGAATCGATCTGGGCAGTGGGTGCGACCGACGAATCGGTCGCTTATGCCACATCGGCCGCGACCCTCGCATTCGAGCATTTACCCACGGCAACGAATGCCCCGACCCCGGAAGCTCGACATGCAATGAGCCTCGCTTCGCATCTCGCGGGAAAGGCGATCAACATCAGCAAGACGACGCTTCCTCATGCTATTTCCTACGCGTTAACGGCGGACTATGGCATTCCCCATGGGGCAGCCGTCGCCACGACTTTAAGCAGTGTCCTCGCTTACAACTTCGGAATATCGACCTCCGATTGCGCGGATCGGCGAGGGACCGCTCATGTTCGGCAGCGGCTATCGCTCATTCTCGACATCTTGAGAGCCGCTTCGGTAGAACAAGCATGCCAACAGATCGAAGCATTCGTTAGCTCGCTCGGCTGCAACCCAACGCTCGCCTCGGCCGGAATCCGTACCGAGGAAAGCCTGCGTGTACTGGCTAGCCGCGTCAACGCCGCGCGACTTTCTAACAATCCTCGAATGGCCAGTCAGGAAGAGTTGTTCTCACTCCTTCAGGGTAGATCCACGATTGGCGCTGGAAGCCGCCGTCCAACCATACCGCCCAAAGCCACGGCCGGCTAA
- a CDS encoding alkaline phosphatase D family protein has product MAHNLDRRSMIAISAASLLASSAEGSDQVPAKFTGPMVGHVSHVDANIWFLPGVPGNYALHVLKDDGTEERVIHAEAKPENDHCLVWYAAGMQPGNRYQYKISGPNGQLISGEEYYFETAPEPSQDSSVCLAFGSCAPNKPLELWTQMEQRGAQGLVLLGDTPYIDSTQLRVARERHREFLQVPQLASLISHTPTWGTWDDHDFGRNDSDGRLKGKENTRRAFVEYRANQDFGHDQSGIYTKFRYGPIEVFLLDTRWFARTEKSPVDPSQPTLLGKQQWEWLKEALLASSAPFKLIACGMIWDDKENTESDDWGSYTHERDGLFEFIGDNKISGVVLIGGDIHCSRHLKYDTEKTVGYAIHQFIVSPIHDSTIPKLNVPHPNLIRGEAVPHVWLRLEADGTQSPPRLHAEWVQMKGRPMWDVSLTADELSTS; this is encoded by the coding sequence ATGGCTCACAATCTGGACCGGCGCTCGATGATTGCCATATCGGCCGCGTCCCTCCTAGCCAGTTCCGCGGAAGGCAGTGACCAAGTTCCTGCTAAGTTTACCGGACCGATGGTAGGTCACGTTTCCCATGTTGATGCCAACATTTGGTTTCTTCCCGGTGTGCCGGGCAATTACGCGTTACACGTCTTGAAAGATGACGGAACCGAAGAACGTGTCATTCACGCCGAAGCCAAGCCCGAGAACGACCATTGCCTAGTGTGGTATGCCGCTGGAATGCAGCCTGGTAACAGATACCAATATAAGATTTCGGGCCCAAACGGGCAGCTCATTTCAGGGGAAGAATACTACTTTGAAACAGCCCCTGAGCCCTCGCAAGACAGCAGCGTTTGCTTGGCATTCGGATCATGTGCACCGAACAAACCTCTGGAACTATGGACCCAGATGGAGCAGCGTGGTGCCCAGGGCTTAGTGCTCTTGGGTGACACTCCCTATATCGACTCCACCCAATTAAGGGTCGCTCGAGAGCGGCATCGCGAATTTCTTCAGGTCCCTCAATTGGCATCCTTGATTAGCCATACGCCAACCTGGGGAACTTGGGACGACCACGATTTCGGACGCAATGATTCCGATGGACGTCTGAAAGGGAAAGAGAATACACGTCGAGCGTTCGTAGAGTATCGAGCAAACCAAGACTTCGGTCATGACCAATCCGGAATTTATACGAAGTTCCGTTATGGCCCCATCGAAGTCTTCCTGCTGGATACACGGTGGTTTGCCAGAACCGAAAAATCGCCTGTCGATCCGAGTCAGCCAACACTATTGGGCAAACAGCAGTGGGAGTGGCTCAAGGAGGCATTGTTGGCTTCCAGTGCACCTTTCAAGCTGATTGCATGCGGCATGATCTGGGATGACAAAGAGAACACCGAATCGGATGACTGGGGTTCCTACACCCACGAGCGAGATGGCTTATTTGAGTTCATTGGTGACAATAAAATATCGGGGGTCGTGTTAATCGGGGGCGATATCCACTGCTCGCGGCACTTGAAGTACGACACAGAGAAGACGGTCGGTTATGCGATTCATCAGTTTATCGTGTCGCCCATTCACGATAGCACCATTCCCAAGCTCAATGTGCCTCATCCAAATCTGATTCGCGGTGAAGCCGTTCCCCACGTCTGGCTTCGACTGGAAGCCGACGGTACCCAATCGCCTCCCCGACTTCATGCGGAATGGGTGCAAATGAAAGGACGTCCCATGTGGGATGTTTCTCTCACGGCTGATGAATTGTCAACCAGTTAA
- a CDS encoding helix-turn-helix domain-containing protein, producing MNLVELAERIRSLRIDQRLTLEEVASRTGLTRSWLSKVENFRVTPSLPALAEIAKALGVPTSKLVEGLDEKPSLTMVRKNERKVVERDQSEANTSVYESLAHRRKSRSMDPFMITIPPGVAREEALPHLGEEFLLVQAGNVDFEYDGDVFKLQSGDSLYFDASVPHRLVNSYKKQAVVLCVFQSPQT from the coding sequence ATGAACCTCGTTGAACTTGCCGAACGAATCCGATCTCTCCGCATCGACCAACGGTTAACGTTGGAGGAAGTAGCATCGCGCACTGGGCTTACGCGCAGTTGGCTATCGAAGGTCGAAAACTTTCGCGTCACGCCGTCGCTGCCAGCTTTGGCCGAAATTGCCAAGGCATTGGGGGTTCCAACGTCCAAACTGGTAGAAGGGCTCGATGAGAAGCCCTCGCTCACGATGGTACGGAAAAACGAGCGAAAAGTCGTTGAACGGGACCAGTCGGAAGCGAACACCTCGGTCTATGAGTCACTGGCCCACCGCCGCAAATCGCGATCGATGGACCCATTCATGATCACAATCCCTCCGGGAGTTGCCCGTGAAGAGGCTTTGCCCCACCTGGGTGAGGAGTTTCTATTAGTCCAGGCAGGCAATGTCGACTTCGAGTACGACGGCGATGTCTTCAAACTTCAGTCGGGCGATAGCCTTTATTTCGATGCCAGTGTGCCGCATCGGCTTGTGAACTCTTACAAGAAACAAGCCGTTGTGCTCTGCGTTTTCCAATCGCCGCAAACCTAA